The Winogradskyella schleiferi genome has a window encoding:
- the sov gene encoding T9SS outer membrane translocon Sov/SprA: MQLNTTLHSQPYAFRFYFILAFLMLINASVLAQETETEQDSTKTTFAFGKLNMPNPNSIVSKYTYDPILDRYVYTETIGSFNINYPLILTPDEFQKLVLQEKLKAYYKRMADAQAGQKDGSEEDQKNLLPEFYVNSGLFETIFGGNTINVIPQGSVEVDLGVLFTKQDNPAFSPRNRTNFTFDFDTRISLSLLGKVGTRLQVTANYDTEATFDFQQVVKLEYTPTEDDIIRKIEVGNVNMPLNSSLITGAQSLFGVKTELQFGKTRVTAVFSEQQSQSKSVVAEGGGTVEEFEFFARDYDENRHFFLAQYFRETYDEALKQYPFINNQGLQITRAEVWVTNRNNQTQNVRNIVAFQDLGESTVENIGLDAYPANFVLNPGARPSNKNNAFDPTNIGGAGSFLTEAVRNITNVESGVNTVNVNEGFDYGKLESARKLNEGQEYILNTELGYISLNQRLQNDEVLAVAFQYTIGGQVFQVGEFANDGVDATVVDDNATTGNQEVSNQSLVLKMLKSAVTSVTEPVWKLMMKNIYDTGAFQLSREDFRLNIFYTEASPLNYINPVEGTTFPPFDNNTPLTNDDTAINETPLIRLFHLDRLNFNNDPQERGDGFFDYVEGITVLSQNGKIIFTKTQPFGDYLFEVLDDPLNPGNYAADIYENPNQEKYVYDLLYKSTKTQALDEAEKNKFQIKGRYKSSGGDGGIPIGAFNVPRGSVVVTAGGRTLVEGVDYTVNYQLGRVEILDEALKASNTPINVSVENNAVFGQQTKRFTGINVEHQFNENFVIGGTVLNLNERPITQKANFNSEPINNTILGFNGNYSTEVPFLTRMVNKLPNIDTDVPSNLSLRGEFAYLLPGASKGANFNGEATAYIDDFEGTQGAIDLLSPLSWTLSSRPLTVNGVSENDPINDKRIENGFGRALLNWYTIDPIFYSNQRPGGITDDDISNLYTRRIFIDEIFNQDIVQGQTSVINTLDLAYYPTERGPYNFDPTATNNVLNNPSNSWAGITRQITSTDFEQANVEYIEFWVQDPFLDNPASSGGKLFINLGNISEDVLKDGKKQYENGLPEDGDVSALARTDFGGVVPQNQSLIYTFATTGEERANQDVGFDGFDDAEELVEFGNFGEDPSNDNYTYYLNTEGNIFERYKKYNGTEGNTPDTFTDTNRGSTTQPDVEDINRDNTMNTIDSYFEYEIDVNPNVLNINNPIINDVQPRTVTLPNGNQRDVTWYQFRIPINEETRRIGGISDIRSVRFARLYVSDFTESTVLRFATLDLVRSDWRRYTLDLDNNDSNNSTNAEFNVGVVNVQDNPGYETPPGVVQEQLNNNNSIIRQNEQSLVLQACELEPTDSRGVFKNINVDMRQYKKLRMFIHAEPQEGAQLADNEMIGFIRMGNDFTQNYYQVEVPLKVSSNTGLAASAEDVWPDENEINIPLEFLQKIKALGISDMTLSDENPTFYNVVDGALDEDGFTNPDETPYDTASDAKQQRIAIKGNPNFGDIRVLMIGVKNGNLAMTQQNVCGEVWFNELRMSDMENEGGWATVVSMDTQIADFANISATGRRSTIGFGSLDQGPNERSLEDVKQYDVVTNVQLGQLLPKKWGIQIPFNYARSEELITPKFDQFYNDLTLESRIDAADTSEEEDRIKEQSEDYTKRQSINFIGVRKQKTGDSKKHFYDVENLTVNYSYNKVEHRDFEIENALDETVRAGVNYNYAFEPVKIEPFKKNDSLFTGKYWKILKDFNLNLLPSSFSINTDINRQFSKQKFREVELGGGNIGIEELFRRNYTFDFQYAINYNITDALSLNFTAANTNIVRNYFIDDRIGGLQNPELDVWDGFFDFGDPNFQTQQLQLNYELPLYKIPVLSFLKATYAYNGTFQWQKGSDLNTNLEIVNTDTGIPEYFNLGNSIQNSNTHNINSTLNMETLYKTLGLVKKGKQNVRGRGRDRGAIRSAKPARTDDNKDEEAKDPNKLSVGKKAYNTVIDIVTMVKRVQLGYSENNGTFLPGYLPTPGFIGTLKPTVGYTFGSQRNIRDLSARNGWLTTYDEFNQQYTEVQNTSLDYSVNVEPMRDLKIDFIGNRTYAKNTSESFIARDTDDDDLSDAYESLITNSFGNFNISTVLIKTAFSKSDENQSATFNDFRANRLIIANRLAREFYGSTPFNRDIEGYPEGFGKNSQRVLLPAFLSAYQGTNPDKVKTGAFRDIPLPNWTLKYTGLMKIPWFKKTFRRFSVQHGYRSNYTINQFRTNLDYVAPDRTVTASAPENTDAVDQAGNFKNETLFSNINLEEQFSPLVRLEFEMKNSIKVLAEVATDRTLSLSFDNNLMTEIQGKEYTLGLGYRFKDLRIRSKLAGPKQIIVSDLNMRADVTVRDNKTIIRYLDLENNQVTAGQTIWGVKYTADYAFTKNLTAIFYFDYSFSDFAISTSFPQTSIRSGFTLRYNFGN, encoded by the coding sequence ATGCAATTGAATACAACTCTACATAGTCAACCCTACGCCTTTAGATTTTATTTCATATTAGCTTTTTTGATGCTAATAAATGCTTCGGTTTTAGCTCAAGAAACGGAAACAGAACAAGATTCAACGAAAACTACGTTTGCTTTTGGTAAACTAAATATGCCGAACCCAAACAGCATTGTTTCAAAATACACCTATGATCCTATTTTAGATCGATATGTTTACACCGAAACAATAGGGTCATTTAATATCAATTATCCCTTAATTCTTACACCAGATGAATTTCAAAAACTGGTACTTCAAGAAAAGCTAAAAGCCTATTACAAAAGAATGGCAGATGCCCAAGCCGGACAAAAAGACGGTTCGGAAGAAGATCAGAAAAATCTATTGCCTGAATTCTATGTGAATTCAGGTTTATTTGAGACCATTTTTGGCGGAAATACTATTAATGTCATACCACAAGGTTCGGTTGAAGTCGATTTAGGGGTTCTATTTACAAAACAAGACAATCCAGCATTTTCGCCAAGAAACAGAACAAATTTTACTTTCGATTTTGATACAAGAATTAGTTTAAGCTTATTGGGAAAAGTTGGGACGAGACTTCAAGTTACCGCAAACTATGATACGGAAGCCACGTTCGATTTTCAACAAGTCGTAAAATTAGAATACACACCAACCGAGGATGATATTATTAGAAAGATTGAAGTCGGTAACGTTAATATGCCATTGAACAGTTCTTTAATTACAGGTGCTCAAAGTCTGTTTGGTGTCAAAACTGAATTGCAATTTGGTAAAACTAGAGTGACAGCGGTATTTTCTGAACAACAATCACAGTCAAAATCTGTAGTCGCAGAAGGTGGAGGTACAGTTGAGGAATTCGAGTTTTTTGCAAGAGACTATGATGAAAACAGACACTTTTTCTTAGCGCAGTATTTTAGGGAGACTTATGACGAGGCTTTGAAACAGTACCCGTTTATAAATAACCAAGGGCTTCAAATTACGCGGGCTGAAGTTTGGGTAACCAACAGAAATAACCAAACCCAAAATGTAAGAAATATTGTGGCGTTTCAGGATTTGGGAGAATCTACTGTTGAAAATATTGGGCTTGATGCTTACCCAGCAAATTTTGTGCTTAATCCGGGAGCAAGACCTAGCAATAAAAATAATGCGTTTGATCCTACTAATATTGGAGGAGCGGGTTCTTTTTTAACAGAAGCTGTTAGAAACATCACTAATGTAGAAAGTGGTGTAAATACGGTTAATGTAAATGAAGGTTTTGATTATGGTAAATTAGAATCTGCAAGAAAATTAAATGAAGGTCAGGAGTATATTCTAAATACAGAATTAGGCTATATCTCATTAAATCAACGGTTACAAAATGATGAGGTTTTGGCAGTTGCCTTTCAATATACTATTGGTGGACAGGTATTTCAAGTTGGGGAATTCGCTAATGATGGTGTAGATGCCACAGTTGTTGATGACAATGCTACAACTGGCAATCAAGAGGTTAGTAACCAAAGTTTAGTCTTAAAAATGTTGAAAAGTGCCGTAACTTCCGTAACTGAGCCTGTTTGGAAACTGATGATGAAAAACATCTACGATACTGGTGCATTTCAGCTCAGTCGAGAAGATTTTAGATTAAATATCTTTTATACGGAAGCCTCGCCTTTAAATTATATAAATCCTGTTGAGGGAACAACATTTCCTCCATTTGATAATAATACGCCATTAACAAATGATGACACTGCCATAAACGAAACGCCATTAATAAGGCTTTTTCATTTAGACCGTTTAAATTTTAATAATGATCCACAAGAACGAGGCGATGGCTTTTTTGATTATGTCGAAGGGATTACAGTATTGTCTCAGAACGGTAAAATAATTTTTACCAAAACTCAGCCATTTGGAGACTATTTATTTGAGGTTTTAGATGATCCACTTAACCCTGGGAATTACGCGGCAGATATCTATGAAAATCCAAACCAGGAAAAATATGTTTACGATTTACTTTATAAATCCACTAAAACGCAAGCTTTAGATGAAGCTGAAAAGAACAAGTTCCAAATAAAAGGACGTTACAAAAGTAGTGGAGGCGATGGCGGTATTCCTATTGGCGCCTTTAATGTACCGCGTGGTTCCGTTGTAGTCACAGCTGGTGGACGAACGCTCGTAGAAGGTGTGGATTATACCGTAAATTATCAATTGGGACGTGTAGAAATATTGGACGAAGCTTTAAAGGCCTCAAACACACCAATTAATGTGTCGGTAGAAAACAATGCTGTTTTTGGGCAGCAAACCAAGCGGTTTACAGGAATTAATGTAGAACATCAATTCAATGAGAATTTTGTAATAGGTGGAACGGTATTAAATCTAAATGAACGACCAATTACACAGAAAGCAAATTTTAATTCAGAACCTATTAACAATACTATTTTAGGTTTTAATGGAAACTACTCGACGGAAGTTCCTTTCCTAACACGAATGGTAAATAAACTTCCAAACATAGATACAGATGTACCTTCTAACTTGTCTTTAAGAGGTGAGTTTGCCTATTTATTGCCAGGCGCTTCGAAAGGTGCGAATTTTAATGGCGAGGCAACGGCTTATATTGATGATTTTGAAGGTACACAAGGTGCCATTGATTTATTGAGTCCATTATCTTGGACGCTATCAAGTAGGCCACTTACGGTTAATGGAGTGAGTGAAAATGATCCGATTAATGACAAAAGAATTGAAAATGGTTTCGGAAGAGCACTATTAAACTGGTACACTATAGATCCCATTTTTTATAGCAACCAGCGACCTGGTGGTATTACAGACGATGATATTTCAAATTTATACACACGACGTATTTTTATTGATGAAATTTTTAATCAAGATATCGTACAAGGACAAACTTCGGTGATCAATACTTTAGATTTAGCTTATTACCCTACAGAGCGTGGACCGTATAACTTTGATCCAACGGCAACTAATAACGTGCTAAATAATCCTAGTAATAGTTGGGCTGGAATTACAAGACAAATTACTTCAACGGATTTTGAACAAGCCAATGTTGAGTATATAGAGTTTTGGGTTCAGGATCCATTTTTAGATAATCCTGCTAGTTCAGGAGGTAAATTATTTATAAATCTTGGAAATATTTCAGAAGATGTTTTAAAGGATGGCAAAAAACAATACGAAAATGGTTTACCAGAAGATGGCGATGTTTCTGCATTAGCTAGAACGGACTTTGGTGGAGTTGTACCACAGAATCAATCACTTATTTACACGTTTGCCACTACAGGAGAAGAAAGGGCCAATCAAGATGTAGGTTTTGATGGATTTGATGATGCAGAAGAATTAGTAGAGTTTGGAAATTTTGGTGAAGATCCATCAAATGATAATTATACGTATTATTTAAACACAGAAGGCAATATTTTTGAGCGCTACAAAAAATATAATGGTACGGAAGGCAACACTCCAGACACCTTTACAGATACCAACAGAGGTTCTACCACGCAACCAGATGTAGAAGATATCAATCGGGATAATACCATGAACACTATTGATAGTTATTTTGAGTATGAAATTGATGTAAATCCGAATGTACTTAATATAAACAATCCAATTATTAATGATGTGCAACCTAGAACGGTTACTTTACCTAATGGGAATCAAAGAGATGTGACATGGTATCAATTTAGAATACCAATAAATGAAGAAACGAGACGGATTGGTGGGATTTCAGATATACGTTCGGTTCGTTTTGCGCGTTTATATGTGTCCGATTTTACAGAGAGTACCGTTTTACGTTTTGCCACATTAGATTTAGTACGTAGCGATTGGAGACGTTATACCTTGGATTTAGATAATAATGATAGCAATAATAGTACTAACGCAGAATTTAATGTTGGTGTTGTTAACGTACAGGATAATCCAGGTTATGAGACGCCTCCAGGTGTAGTGCAAGAGCAATTAAATAATAACAATAGTATTATAAGGCAGAACGAACAATCCTTAGTGCTGCAAGCTTGTGAATTAGAACCAACAGACTCTCGAGGTGTTTTTAAAAATATCAATGTAGATATGCGTCAATATAAAAAACTACGTATGTTTATACATGCCGAACCACAAGAAGGTGCTCAGCTAGCGGATAATGAAATGATAGGTTTTATAAGGATGGGTAATGATTTTACCCAGAATTATTACCAGGTAGAAGTGCCTTTAAAAGTATCGAGTAATACTGGACTAGCTGCATCTGCTGAAGACGTTTGGCCAGATGAGAATGAAATAAATATTCCATTGGAGTTTTTGCAAAAAATTAAAGCACTAGGGATTTCTGACATGACTTTAAGCGATGAAAACCCTACATTTTATAACGTAGTAGATGGCGCACTTGATGAGGATGGATTTACAAATCCAGATGAAACGCCTTATGATACTGCATCAGATGCCAAACAACAACGTATCGCCATAAAAGGTAATCCAAATTTTGGGGATATTAGAGTGTTAATGATTGGCGTGAAAAATGGAAATCTAGCGATGACGCAACAAAATGTTTGCGGCGAAGTTTGGTTCAATGAATTACGTATGTCTGACATGGAGAATGAAGGTGGCTGGGCAACTGTAGTGAGTATGGATACCCAAATTGCCGATTTTGCCAATATCAGTGCTACCGGAAGACGAAGCACTATTGGTTTTGGTAGTCTGGACCAAGGACCAAATGAACGCAGTCTAGAGGATGTAAAACAATACGACGTAGTTACCAATGTGCAATTGGGACAGCTATTACCTAAAAAATGGGGCATTCAAATTCCTTTTAATTATGCACGAAGTGAAGAGTTAATAACTCCTAAATTTGATCAATTTTATAATGACCTTACTTTAGAATCGCGAATAGATGCTGCAGATACAAGCGAAGAAGAGGATCGCATTAAAGAACAATCTGAAGACTACACTAAGCGCCAAAGCATTAATTTTATTGGTGTAAGAAAACAAAAAACGGGAGATTCTAAAAAGCACTTTTACGATGTTGAAAATTTAACGGTCAACTACTCCTATAATAAAGTAGAGCATCGTGATTTTGAAATTGAAAACGCCTTAGATGAAACCGTAAGGGCAGGTGTCAATTATAATTACGCCTTTGAGCCCGTAAAAATTGAGCCGTTTAAAAAGAATGACTCCTTATTTACAGGTAAATATTGGAAGATCTTAAAGGATTTCAACCTTAATTTATTACCATCAAGTTTTTCAATTAACACGGATATCAACAGACAGTTCAGCAAACAGAAATTTAGGGAAGTAGAATTAGGAGGTGGTAATATTGGTATAGAAGAATTATTCCGAAGAAATTATACCTTCGATTTTCAATATGCTATCAATTATAACATTACAGATGCTTTGAGTTTAAACTTCACGGCGGCCAACACTAATATAGTTCGTAATTATTTTATTGACGATCGTATTGGAGGACTTCAAAACCCTGAGCTCGATGTTTGGGATGGTTTTTTCGATTTTGGAGATCCAAATTTCCAAACACAGCAGCTGCAATTGAATTATGAGTTACCGTTGTATAAAATTCCAGTCTTAAGCTTCTTAAAAGCAACCTATGCGTACAATGGTACATTTCAATGGCAAAAAGGATCGGATTTAAATACGAATTTAGAAATTGTAAATACTGATACAGGGATTCCTGAGTATTTTAATTTAGGAAATTCCATTCAAAATTCTAATACACACAATATCAATTCTACTCTTAACATGGAAACCTTATATAAAACCTTAGGTTTAGTTAAAAAAGGGAAACAAAATGTTAGAGGTCGTGGAAGAGATAGAGGAGCCATTCGTTCTGCAAAACCAGCTAGAACTGATGATAATAAGGATGAAGAAGCTAAAGACCCAAATAAATTAAGTGTAGGCAAAAAGGCTTACAATACGGTAATTGATATAGTCACAATGGTAAAACGTGTTCAGTTGGGCTATAGTGAAAACAATGGAACGTTTCTTCCAGGTTATTTACCAACTCCTGGTTTTATAGGTACGCTAAAACCAACCGTGGGTTACACCTTTGGAAGTCAACGAAATATAAGGGATCTATCTGCACGAAATGGTTGGCTTACGACATATGATGAATTCAATCAACAATATACAGAAGTACAAAATACATCTTTGGATTATTCGGTGAATGTGGAGCCAATGAGAGATCTGAAAATTGATTTCATTGGCAATAGAACCTATGCTAAAAATACGTCTGAGAGTTTTATAGCAAGAGATACTGATGATGATGACTTAAGTGATGCATACGAAAGTTTAATTACCAATTCTTTTGGAAATTTTAATATTTCAACGGTATTAATAAAAACAGCATTTAGCAAAAGTGATGAAAATCAATCCGCTACTTTCAATGATTTTAGAGCAAATAGATTAATAATAGCCAATCGATTAGCCCGTGAATTCTATGGTTCTACTCCGTTTAACAGAGATATAGAAGGTTATCCGGAAGGCTTTGGTAAAAATAGTCAGCGTGTGTTGTTACCAGCATTTTTATCAGCTTATCAAGGCACTAATCCAGATAAAGTAAAAACAGGAGCGTTTCGTGATATTCCATTACCAAACTGGACCTTGAAATATACGGGATTAATGAAAATTCCATGGTTTAAGAAAACGTTTAGGCGTTTTTCTGTACAGCATGGATATCGCTCTAATTATACCATAAATCAGTTTAGGACAAATTTAGATTATGTAGCACCAGATAGAACCGTTACAGCTAGCGCGCCAGAAAATACAGATGCAGTTGACCAAGCAGGGAATTTTAAAAATGAAACCTTATTTAGCAATATTAATTTAGAAGAGCAGTTTAGCCCTTTGGTGCGATTAGAATTTGAAATGAAAAACTCAATCAAGGTCTTAGCAGAAGTCGCAACAGATAGAACCTTGTCCTTAAGTTTTGATAATAATTTGATGACCGAAATTCAAGGTAAGGAATACACGCTTGGTTTGGGCTACCGTTTCAAGGATTTAAGAATCCGATCTAAATTGGCAGGACCAAAGCAAATTATAGTCAGTGATTTGAATATGCGAGCAGATGTAACCGTCAGGGACAACAAAACTATTATTAGATATTTGGATTTAGAGAACAATCAGGTGACCGCAGGACAGACGATTTGGGGCGTGAAATACACGGCAGATTATGCGTTCACTAAAAACTTGACCGCTATTTTCTATTTTGATTACAGCTTTTCGGATTTTGCGATTTCAACCTCATTCCCACAAACTTCAATACGATCAGGATTTACATTACGATATAATTTTGGAAATTAA
- the gcvH gene encoding glycine cleavage system protein GcvH, with product MNTPAELKYTKDHEWIKIEGDIATIGITDFAQSELGDIVYVEVDTLDETLDIEEVFGTVEAVKTVSDLFLPLSGEIVEFNEGLEDEPEKVNSDPYGDGWMIKLKFSDASEIDSLLSADDYKALISG from the coding sequence ATGAATACACCAGCCGAATTAAAATACACTAAAGATCACGAATGGATCAAAATTGAAGGTGACATTGCAACTATAGGTATTACCGATTTTGCCCAAAGTGAACTTGGAGATATTGTTTATGTAGAGGTAGATACCTTAGATGAAACTTTAGATATTGAAGAGGTTTTTGGGACTGTAGAAGCTGTTAAAACGGTTTCAGATTTGTTTCTGCCTTTATCAGGGGAAATTGTTGAATTCAACGAAGGTTTAGAAGACGAACCTGAAAAAGTAAACTCAGATCCTTATGGTGACGGTTGGATGATTAAACTAAAATTCTCAGACGCTTCCGAAATTGATAGTTTATTATCCGCAGACGATTATAAAGCACTCATCAGTGGTTAA
- a CDS encoding VanZ family protein: MLLLVSIGYTLALIISSLINLNGVPSLGSSFDDKIYHVVAYLGLAFLWVNYFKPFKAKYIPFVIFFAAVLVGFLLEILQYLLNPNRTYDTFDLIANSIGAVFGTLIAVQFNILKFFKN; encoded by the coding sequence ATGCTTTTATTGGTGTCAATTGGTTATACCTTGGCATTGATTATTTCAAGCTTAATTAACTTAAATGGTGTACCAAGTCTCGGATCGTCTTTCGATGATAAGATTTATCATGTCGTAGCGTATTTAGGCTTGGCTTTTTTATGGGTAAATTATTTTAAACCTTTTAAAGCTAAATATATTCCTTTTGTAATTTTTTTTGCTGCAGTTTTAGTCGGCTTTTTATTGGAAATATTGCAGTATCTGCTCAATCCGAACAGAACCTACGATACGTTCGACTTAATAGCAAATAGTATTGGAGCGGTTTTTGGTACGTTAATTGCAGTTCAATTCAATATATTAAAGTTTTTTAAGAATTAA
- a CDS encoding energy transducer TonB produces MEPKKNPKSDVSRNSSLYFAVGLAVMLGITYLAINYKTYDPTGVVADSLNLDDELDEEVPITEQLVTPPPPPPPPPPPAPEIIEVVEDEVEVEETVIESTETEMETEIVEVEEVEVSEVEEDIEVPFSVIENVAVFPGCEREKGNAAKKECMNEKVNKFIGKKFNTDLASDLGLPPGKKRIFVQFKVDKSGNITSIGARGPHPGLEKEAKRVIGLLPKMKPGKQRGKPVVMPFSIPIVFQVQD; encoded by the coding sequence ATGGAACCTAAAAAGAATCCAAAATCAGATGTAAGTCGTAATAGTTCTTTGTACTTCGCTGTTGGTCTTGCTGTAATGTTAGGTATTACTTACTTAGCAATTAATTACAAGACGTATGATCCAACAGGTGTTGTTGCAGACTCACTTAATTTAGATGATGAGCTAGATGAGGAAGTGCCAATTACAGAACAACTCGTAACACCACCACCTCCACCGCCACCACCTCCACCACCAGCTCCCGAAATTATTGAAGTTGTTGAGGATGAAGTTGAAGTAGAGGAAACGGTAATTGAATCTACGGAAACAGAAATGGAGACTGAGATTGTTGAGGTAGAAGAAGTGGAAGTATCTGAGGTCGAAGAAGATATTGAAGTACCATTTTCCGTAATTGAAAATGTGGCTGTTTTTCCTGGATGTGAAAGGGAAAAAGGCAATGCGGCCAAAAAAGAGTGTATGAACGAAAAGGTCAATAAATTCATTGGTAAAAAGTTTAATACAGACTTGGCTAGTGATTTAGGTTTACCACCTGGCAAAAAAAGAATCTTCGTACAGTTTAAAGTCGATAAATCAGGAAACATAACCAGTATTGGTGCTCGTGGTCCACATCCTGGATTAGAGAAAGAAGCAAAACGTGTTATAGGTTTGTTACCTAAAATGAAACCAGGAAAACAGAGAGGTAAGCCAGTGGTTATGCCATTCTCAATTCCTATTGTATTCCAAGTACAAGATTAA
- a CDS encoding energy transducer TonB gives MKNSKKDFSNAGQSIPEAQKSQKHDANLQKNSTLYFQIGLILCLLGTYALFEMQFQEKKLIIDTVETNELATIDVVEKFRVEPEVVPETKQNQAKQTVLIDKIIEVDNELVIKDPVDVIITDPTPIADNPVKVDDITVVDEPNDLEPVPFAIIEKVPVYPGCENKKTNEDRKKCMSDKITKLIGKKFNVGIGSEYGISGRQRITTQFTIDKTGNVTNIKIRGPHQALENEAQRVINQIPQMEPGLQRQVPVGVIYTLPIVYDARN, from the coding sequence ATGAAAAATTCTAAAAAAGACTTCAGTAATGCTGGTCAGAGCATTCCTGAAGCACAGAAATCACAAAAGCATGATGCAAATTTACAAAAAAACTCTACCCTTTATTTCCAAATTGGGTTGATACTTTGTTTATTGGGTACTTATGCACTTTTTGAAATGCAGTTTCAGGAAAAGAAACTAATTATTGACACCGTTGAGACAAATGAATTAGCGACTATAGATGTTGTCGAGAAGTTTAGGGTGGAACCCGAAGTTGTTCCTGAAACTAAGCAGAATCAGGCTAAACAAACTGTTTTAATTGATAAAATTATAGAAGTGGATAATGAGCTTGTGATTAAAGATCCGGTTGATGTTATTATTACGGATCCAACACCCATAGCAGATAACCCAGTGAAAGTCGATGATATTACGGTTGTTGATGAGCCAAACGATTTAGAACCCGTGCCTTTTGCTATAATTGAAAAGGTGCCAGTGTATCCAGGTTGTGAAAACAAGAAAACGAACGAAGACCGAAAAAAATGTATGTCAGACAAAATTACTAAGTTAATTGGTAAAAAGTTTAATGTAGGTATCGGTTCAGAATATGGAATTTCAGGAAGACAAAGAATTACAACCCAATTTACAATTGATAAAACCGGAAATGTTACGAATATCAAAATAAGAGGGCCACATCAGGCTTTAGAAAATGAGGCACAACGTGTCATTAATCAAATTCCGCAAATGGAACCAGGTTTACAACGTCAAGTGCCTGTTGGCGTTATCTATACATTACCTATAGTATATGATGCTAGGAATTGA